The following proteins are co-located in the Sporohalobacter salinus genome:
- a CDS encoding flagellar protein FlaG → MKVEEVSNSKSAQTVSRNQSKAENVSQKSSELKRGQSKGNKESQQEITKKEVKEGIEQLNEAIQTFHEDVQFELHEDSGRMMTKIVNLDKHEVIREIPPKEVLEMLGRIKDMVGLILDEKI, encoded by the coding sequence GTGAAAGTAGAGGAAGTTAGTAATAGTAAATCTGCTCAAACGGTTAGCCGAAATCAAAGTAAGGCTGAGAATGTAAGTCAGAAATCATCAGAATTAAAGAGGGGCCAAAGTAAAGGGAATAAGGAGTCTCAACAAGAGATTACCAAAAAAGAGGTAAAAGAAGGTATTGAGCAATTAAATGAAGCTATTCAAACCTTCCATGAGGATGTACAGTTTGAATTACATGAAGATAGCGGACGAATGATGACTAAAATAGTGAACTTAGATAAGCATGAAGTCATCAGGGAAATTCCACCTAAAGAGGTATTAGAAATGCTTGGACGAATTAAAGATATGGTTGGTTTAATATTAGATGAAAAGATATAA
- the larE gene encoding ATP-dependent sacrificial sulfur transferase LarE — MKTLEEKFTILKNNIKSMDSLLVAFSGGVDSTLLLKVAHDILGDKVAALTVEAEIHPSCEIKEAKELAQQMDVKHILVSADILQNKDFVRNDKMRCYYCKYDIFSDLKELAAQKGFEEVADGANYDDFTGDYRPGLKAAEELGIKSPLKEARITKKEVRELSKRLDLSTWNKPSISCYATRFPYGDQITSQGLELIAEAEKYLHQFDLRQLRVRHHDQHTARIEVSTDDIEKIMNNRVEIVNNLKELGYTYITVDLAGYRTGSMNEVLASDKEE, encoded by the coding sequence ATGAAAACTTTAGAAGAGAAATTTACAATTTTAAAGAATAATATTAAATCTATGGATAGCTTATTAGTTGCTTTTTCAGGTGGAGTTGATAGTACTTTACTTTTAAAAGTAGCCCATGATATCTTAGGGGATAAGGTAGCAGCTTTAACAGTTGAAGCTGAGATTCATCCATCTTGCGAAATTAAAGAAGCAAAAGAATTAGCCCAACAGATGGATGTAAAACATATACTTGTTAGTGCCGACATATTACAGAATAAAGACTTTGTTCGGAATGATAAAATGCGTTGTTATTACTGCAAATATGATATTTTCAGTGATTTAAAAGAGTTGGCAGCCCAGAAAGGATTTGAAGAAGTAGCTGATGGTGCTAATTATGATGATTTTACTGGCGATTATCGTCCAGGACTTAAAGCAGCCGAAGAGTTAGGGATTAAAAGTCCTTTAAAAGAAGCTAGAATTACTAAAAAAGAAGTTCGAGAATTATCTAAAAGATTGGACTTGTCTACCTGGAATAAGCCTTCTATTTCTTGTTATGCTACTCGATTTCCTTATGGGGATCAGATTACTAGTCAGGGATTGGAGTTAATAGCTGAGGCTGAAAAGTATTTACATCAATTTGATCTTCGACAGCTGCGGGTTAGGCACCATGATCAACATACTGCCCGAATAGAAGTTTCGACAGACGATATAGAAAAAATTATGAATAATCGGGTAGAGATAGTGAATAACTTAAAAGAGTTAGGATATACTTATATTACTGTCGATTTAGCTGGATATCGTACTGGAAGTATGAATGAGGTATTAGCCTCAGATAAGGAAGAGTAA
- a CDS encoding flagellar biosynthesis protein FlgN: MKANKEAIPKIEEQVELYQDLLELLKEEHQLLTEDKDVSDLQEEKRKIKDEIANINTELNVKFTIKRADKLKLIMNSDSDKLNQLEPTLKKVYELEQKNKEFKS, from the coding sequence TTGAAAGCAAATAAAGAAGCTATACCAAAGATAGAAGAGCAGGTTGAATTATATCAGGATTTATTAGAATTATTAAAGGAAGAACATCAGTTACTTACAGAGGATAAAGATGTCAGTGATCTTCAGGAAGAAAAGAGAAAAATTAAGGATGAGATTGCAAATATAAATACAGAACTAAATGTGAAATTTACAATCAAACGAGCAGATAAGTTGAAGCTAATTATGAATAGTGATTCGGATAAGTTAAACCAGTTAGAACCGACTTTAAAGAAAGTATATGAATTAGAACAGAAAAATAAAGAGTTCAAGTCATAG